The Sinomonas sp. P10A9 genome includes a window with the following:
- the proC gene encoding pyrroline-5-carboxylate reductase: MIVRNTLAATDHLAFLGCGSMNEAILAGLLAAGLPKEAATATVRRHGRAEELAGHYGITVLAADDTSDANRRAVGDASLVIIGVRPVDVSALATEIAPALPHSAVVVSVAAAVTIGQLEHLLPPGQPVVRVLPNSPSRLGSGVIAVCGGTGASREQVDHVKGLLAALGLVVEVPEEHIDVVSAVSGSGPAYAFYLALAMADAGTRLGLDRGLAADIARQTLVGAGRLLAEPGADPAALLGPFVGPDTTTGGAIDVFDERGLCAIIADAVRAAHERSEALARRLG, from the coding sequence ATGATCGTGAGGAACACCTTGGCTGCTACGGATCACCTTGCCTTCCTCGGGTGCGGATCGATGAACGAGGCCATCCTGGCCGGACTCCTCGCCGCAGGCCTCCCGAAGGAGGCTGCCACCGCCACCGTCAGGCGGCACGGGCGCGCCGAGGAGCTGGCCGGCCACTACGGGATCACCGTCCTCGCGGCGGACGACACCTCTGACGCGAACCGGCGGGCCGTGGGCGATGCGTCGCTCGTGATCATCGGGGTCCGGCCCGTCGACGTGTCAGCGCTCGCGACCGAGATCGCCCCGGCTCTGCCGCACTCGGCCGTGGTCGTGAGCGTGGCGGCGGCGGTGACGATCGGCCAGCTCGAGCATCTGCTGCCGCCGGGTCAGCCCGTGGTCCGTGTGCTGCCGAACAGCCCTTCGCGTCTCGGCAGCGGTGTGATCGCCGTCTGCGGGGGCACTGGCGCCTCCCGGGAGCAGGTCGACCACGTGAAGGGGCTGCTCGCGGCTCTGGGGCTGGTCGTCGAGGTACCGGAGGAGCACATCGACGTGGTGAGCGCCGTGAGCGGATCCGGTCCCGCCTACGCGTTCTACCTGGCCTTGGCGATGGCCGACGCCGGCACTCGGTTGGGGCTCGATCGCGGCCTCGCGGCCGACATCGCCCGCCAGACGCTTGTCGGCGCGGGCCGTCTGCTGGCCGAACCGGGCGCCGATCCCGCGGCGCTCCTCGGGCCCTTCGTCGGCCCGGACACGACGACCGGAGGAGCGATCGACGTCTTCGACGAGCGCGGCCTGTGCGCCATCATCGCGGACGCTGTGCGCGCGGCCCACGAGCGCTCAGAGGCCTTGGCCCGCAGGCTCGGCTGA